A genomic window from Peromyscus maniculatus bairdii isolate BWxNUB_F1_BW_parent chromosome 1, HU_Pman_BW_mat_3.1, whole genome shotgun sequence includes:
- the Cyp2s1 gene encoding cytochrome P450 2S1 — protein MEAASTWALLLALLLLLLLALGLPRTPAGGHLPPGPTPLPLLGNLLQLRPGALYSGLLRLSKKYGPVFTIHLGPWRRVVVLVGHDAVREALGGQAEEFSGRGTLATLDKTFGDHGVFFANGERWKQLRKFTLLALRDLGMGKREGEELIQAEVQNLVEAFQKTEGRPFNPSMLLAQATSNVVCSLLFGVRLPYEDKEFQAVIQAASGTLLGISSPWGQAYEMFSWLLQPLPGPHTQLQHHLGTLAAFVVQHVQRHQQSVHTSGPARDVVDAFLLKMAQEKQDPGTEFTEKNLLMTATYLLFAGTMTIGTTVCYTLLLLMRYPQVQQRVREELIQELGPGRVPSLSDRVRLPYTDAVLHEAQRLLALVPMGMPHTVTRTTRFRGYTLPQGTEVFPLIGSVLHDPEVFPNPEEFHPDRFLDTDGRLRKHDAFLPFSLGKRVCLGEGLARAELWLFFTAILQAFSLDTPCPPDDLSLQPAVSGLFNIPPDFQLQVWPTGDQSR, from the exons ATGGAGGCAGCTAGCACCTGGGCACTGCTGCtagcgctgctgctgctgttgctgctggcgCTGGGACTGCCCAGGACCCCGGCTGGAGGCCACCTGCCCCCGGGGCCCACCCCGCTGCCGCTGCTGGGGAACCTCCTGCAGCTGCGTCCCGGGGCGCTGTACTCCGGGCTCTTGCGG CTAAGTAAGAAGTATGGGCCCGTGTTTACCATACACCTGGGGCCCTGGCGCCGTGTGGTGGTCCTGGTTGGGCATGATGCTGTACGAGAGGCCTTGGGAGGTCAGGCTGAGGAATTCAGCGGGCGGGGAACGTTGGCAACGCTGGACAAGACTTTTGGTGATCATG GGGTTTTCTTTGCCAATGGGGAGCGGTGGAAACAGCTGAGGAAATTCACCCTGCTCGCTCTGCGCGACCTGGGCATGGGCAAGCGAGAAGGCGAGGAGCTGATCCAAGCAGAGGTGCAGAACCTGGTGGAGGCATTCCAGAAGACAGAAG GACGTCCGTTCAACCCTTCCATGCTGCTGGCCCAGGCCACCTCTAATGTCGTCTGTTCCCTCCTCTTTGGCGTCCGTTTGCCCTACGAAGATAAAGAGTTCCAGGCTGTGATCCAGGCAGCAAGTGGTACCTTGTTGGGGATCAGCTCCCCGTGGGGCCAG GCCTATGAGATGTTCTCCTGGCTGCTTCAGCCCTTGCCAGGCCCACACACGCAGCTCCAGCACCACTTGGGTACCCTGGCTGCCTTCGTTGTCCAGCATGTACAGCGGCACCAGCAAAGCGTCCACACTTCAGGTCCTGCACGTGACGTTGTCGATGCTTTCCTGCTGAAGATGGCACAG GAGAAACAAGACCCAGGCACAGAATTCACTGAGAAGAACTTGCTGATGACAGCCACCTACCTGCTGTTCGCTGGGACGATGACCATCGGTACCACCGTCTGCTATACCCTCCTGCTCCTGATGAGATACCCGCAAGTGCAAC AGCGAGTTCGGGAGGAGTTGATCCAGGAGCTGGGTCCCGGCAGGGTTCCGAGCCTGAGCGATCGCGTACGCCTCCCTTACACGGATGCCGTTCTGCATGAGGCTCAGAGGCTGCTGGCGCTGGTGCCCATGGGAATGCCCCACACTGTCACAAGGACCACTCGCTTCCGAGGATACACTCTGCCCCAG GGCACTGAGGTCTTCCCCCTGATCGGCTCTGTACTGCATGACCCTGAGGTTTTCCCGAACCCAGAAGAGTTCCACCCGGACCGCTTCCTGGACACTGATGGCCGGTTGAGGAAACATGATGCCTTCCTGCCCTTCTCCTTAG GTAAGCGAGTCTGCCTGGGAGAAGGCCTGGCGCGAGCAGAGCTATGGCTTTTCTTCACTGCAATCCTGCAAGCCTTCTCCCTGGATACGCCATGCCCACCAGATGACTTGAGCCTGCAGCCAGCTGTCAGTGGACTTTTCAACATCCCTCCAGACTTCCAGCTACAGGTCTGGCCCACTGGCGACCAGTccagatga